ACTGCAACAGAAATTTATGATTATCTAAAACTCCTTTTTACCCGATTGGGCGATATTTACAGCCCTGTTTCCGGTGAAAGAGTAAAAAGACAAAGACCGGAAGATGTATGGAATTTTGTTGAAAAACTTAAACCCAACACATCTGTTACCATTTTGGCTAAACCAAAATCATGGAACAAAGTTGATATTAATGTAAAAAAAGAGATTGCTTCTGTCGTTCAAAGAGGAATGATCAGGCTTTATCATCAAAAAGAAGGTATAGTTCGCTTAGATAAAATAGAGGATAAACATATCGAAAGCCTTGCCGGTTATTATATCATTATCGACAGACTTAACTACCAAGAAGACGATGACGAAATGAGGACTCGTTTTTTTGATTCAGTGGAAAATGCATTTTGGGAAGGGGCGGGCAAATGCTCACTATTAATTGAGAATGAGGATGGAACATCAAAAATTCAATCTTTTGCTGATATTTTAGAAAAAGATGGTTTAACCTTTATGGAGCCCGATTTGAATAACATGAGTTTTAACAATCCTGCGGGCGCTTGCCAAAGGTGTGAAGGTTTGGGCGAAATCAATGATATTGACCCCGATTTGGTCATTGCAGACGTGTCATTATCTGTGTATGACAATTGTGTTGTACCCTGGAAAGGTGAAGTGATGAGTACTTGGAAAGAGCATTTTATCAAGCAAGCTGTTTTGGACAACTTTCCCATTCATAGAGCTTACAAAGACCTCACACAAGAACAAAAAGACTATCTGTGGAACGGCAACAAAAAAAACAAGGGTATTTTGGATTTTTTTGCGCATCTGGAAGAAAAATCATACAAAATTCAGTATCGGGTTATGTTATCACGGTATAGGGGTAGAACAATCTGTCCTGAATGCAAAGGAACTAAACTACGAAAAGAGGCTACATACGTAAAACTTGTACCTAAGCAAAAGTTTGAGGATTTGCCTATCCAAGTCTCCCTAATGGACATCCTTTTACTTCCGGTTGAAAAGGCATATTCATTTTTCAAAAATGTAGAATTTGAGGGAGTGCAGAATAAATCTGTTGAAAGAGTCATCACAGAAATCAGAAATAGACTTGAGTTCTTGTATAAAACAGGATTAGGTTATCTTACCCTGCACAGAATGTCAAACACATTGAGCGGTGGAGAGTCACAAAGAGTAAGACTTGCCACCTCATTGGGCAGCTCTTTGTCCGGCTCTATCTATGTTTTGGACGAACCCAGTATTGGACTTCATCCGCGTGACACATTGCAATTAATAGAAGTTTTAAAAGATTTGCAACAAAAAGGAAACACGGTTATTGTAGTCGAACATGAAGAAGAAATGATGAGAGCAGCAGATTACATCATTGACATTGGTCCTCGTGCGGGGGTTCATGGCGGAGAGGTTGTATTTGCAGGTGGTTACAAAGATTTGGTTCATGCAAAAAACTCGCTCACAGCAGATTATCTCACCGGAAAAATAACTACGCCTATTCCTTCTCACAGAAGAAAACCGGTAAACATGATTACCATAAAAGGCGCTCGGGAAAATAACCTCAAAGATATTGATGTTGCTTTTCCGTTGGAAACCCTCACTGTAGTAACAGGTGTCAGCGGAAGCGGAAAAACTACATTGATAAAAAAGATTTTATATCCTGCATTACAAAAGAAACTGGGTCTTTATGCCGGCATCAAAACAGGCAAGTTTTCTGAGCTGACCGGCAAAACAGAGTTAATCAAAAATGTCGAATTGATAGACCAAAATCCCTTGGGGCGATCTTCACGCAGCAACCCCGTTACCTATGTAAAAGCTTGGGATGCAATTAGAGATTTGTTCTCAGAACAAAGTGTTTCTAAAGCCAGAAGATATAAACCTGCTTTCTTTTCTTTCAATGTAGAAGGCGGCAGATGCGAACACTGCAAAGGTGATGGTGTACAAACCATTGAAATGCAATTTATGGCGGATATCATCCTACCATGCGAGTTTTGCAATGGTTCACGCTTTAAGGATGAAGTTCTCGAAGTTGAAGTCAAAGGCAAGAATGTGGCGCAGGTGTTGGATTTGACAGTAGATGAAGCCCTGATTTTCTTTGAGGACAACAAAATCATTTCTGAAAGATTATTGCCCTTACAAAAAGTAGGTTTGGGATATATTAAACTCGGACAATCTTCTAACACCCTGAGTGGCGGTGAAGCACAAAGGGTTAAACTCGCTTCATTCTTGGGCAAAGGACATAGTCATGACCCCATTATGTTCATTTTTGACGAACCTACAACAGGTTTACATTTTCATGATATTGCCAAACTGCTCGACTCTCTCAATGCGCTGATAGACAAAGGACATTCTGTCATTGTAATAGAACACAATATGGATGTAATCAAATCTGCTGATTACGTCATTGATTTGGGTCCGGAGGGCGGTGACTTGGGAGGCAAACTCATTTTTGCCGGCACTCCCGAAGCATTGATTAGCTGCCAAGCATCCTATACAGGAAAATATTTGTCTAAAACTATGAAAAGCATGAAAGCTTCTATGTAAATAAAGCCTAATGAAAATAATACCCTAACTTCGCACTCACGAAATAAGGCACAAAGCCTTTTTATAAGTCTAACATAATTAATTATATTCATGAGTAATACTTCAGAACCAATAAAAGAGTACGATGTACGCGAACTGATTCCAATTGACAGACACACCATGCTATTGGATGTTTTTAAAAATTTGCCGACAGGTTATAGTTTCACCTTTATCAACGACCACGACCCACTGCCCCTATTCTATGAATTTCGCTCTATTCACGGAGATGTTGTAGGCTGGGACTATCTGAACCGAGGCGGAAGAGAATGGAAAGTTAAGGTTACACGCTTGGAGGATTCGATAGGCAGAGAGTTTACCGAAATCTCCACCATGATGGACCTGCGCAAGGTTGAAAAGAAAGACTGGAAACACGTGATTTTTCACCGATATGGGATGATGAAAGAAGGTGATGTAATGGAAATTGTGGCAGCAGAAAATCCCGAAGAAATTTACGGCACATTCATCATGAAATTTGAAGGACAATTTAGATGGGTATTCAAAAAGAAAGAGCCCGGGGAGTTTATCATCCACCTTACTAAAACCGTCAAAAGCGGATTGGGAGATGACGGATTCATGGTGGTTAATGAATTTGATGTACGTCCATACACACCCACAGAAAGACACGAGATTTTCTATAAAGCTTTTGCCGATATCAAAGCGGGCGAAGCATTCATTCTGATTAACGACCACGACCCAAAACCCCTTTATTATCAAATGGAAGCCGAGAGCAAAGAACCATTTCGTTGGGAATACCTCGAAGAGGGTCCCGAAGTGTGGAAAGTTCGGGTAATCAAAGTAAAAGAATAAACAATGTAAATCCTCATAAAAAAACGCTGTTGCAGGCTTGCAACAGCGTTTTTTGTTTTATAATGATGCTAATTGACTTTATTTTTTCTTACTAAACAATGTATAGTCCAAAGAAAATTTGCCCGCTCCCGAAAAAAACAAAGCTACAAAAGCTACAAAGTAAAAAATAATGTGCTCAATATCTCCAATAGGACTTTGTGACACAAACATCTTCAGATATACAATCACAGCAAAGTTGATTATAAGAATGAAACTTGCAAAACGAGTAAACAAACCTAACATTAAAAACAAAGCCACCACAGTTTCGGCAAACAAAGCAAGATAAAACGAACTATGCATCCCGATACCGATGGGATCTAAAAACTGGATTTCATCACCCGAAAAAGCCTTGCTTAGCTTAGGCAGACCGTGTTCAAGAATTAACAGACAAGCAAAAATAAACCTGAATAACAACAAAGCGATGTCGGTGCCTTTGTTCCACTCTTTTGCATAGTTTTGTATAATACCCATAATGTATATTTTCGTTTTGGGCAAAGATAGGGATATCAATTTCCAAAATCCAAAAATCGTCCAACAATAAGAATCTTAGTTTTGTTATTTTCGCAACCATGAAACTTCGTCATTTTGCAAGTATTTTCTCAATCACAGCCATAGCACTATTAAGCGCTTGCAGTACACAGTCAAAAGAAGAAAAATCACTCGCATTAATTGCTGAACAAGAGGGTGAAAACGGGAGCAAAGATTCTCTGTATTCGCTCTATATTCACTTTGCAGAGAGCTACCCACAACATGCAAAGTCAGCCGCATTTCTTTACAAAACTGCCGACTACTACAAAATGACTAAACCTGAGCAATCTGCCATGTTGTTTAAAGAATATTTTGACAAATACCCCGACAGTGCACAAGCTGCCAACAGTTTGTTCAATGCTGCTTTTATGCTTGAAAATATCAACGCAGATTTGTCCATAGAGCTTTACAAAAAATTTATTGGCAAATACCCCAAAGACGAACGCACCGAATCCGCCATTCAAAACCTGAAATTTGTGGGCAAACCTGCCGAATTTATTATGGAGAACCTCAAACAAAGCGGAATGATTCAGGAAGAAATTGACTCTCTCTCAAAGCAAATTAAATAATTATTCTAATTTTACCCACTGAAAAACAATAGAAATTTTATGTCAGCAAAATTATTATCAGGAAAAAAAGGCATCATTTTTGGCGCGCTTGACCCCAAATCAATAGCGTGGAAAGTAGCAGAAAAATGCCATGAAGAAGGCGCAGAATTCATTCTGACAAATGCACCCATCGCTTTGAGAATGGGAACTATCAACGAACTTGCACAAAAAACCGGTGCAGAGGTTGTCGGTTGCGATGTTACACTCGAAAGTGATATGGAAGCTTTGGTAGATGCGGCTATTGCCAAATATGGAAAAATTGATTTTGTTCTTCATTCTGTTGGTATGTCTTTGAACATTCGCAAAGGCAGAGCATATACAGACCTTGATTATGAATTCATGCACAAAACCTTCGATATTTCTGCAATTTCTTTTCACAGATTGATGCAAACTCTTTGGAAAAAAGATGCCATGAACGATTGGGGTTCCATTATAGCACTGACCTATATTGCAGCACAACGCGTATTCCCCGATTACAACGAAATGGCAGAAAGCAAAGCTCTGCTTGAGTCTTTTGCCAGAAGTTTCGGATACCGTTTCGGAAAGACAAAACACGTACGCGTTAACACAATTTCTCAGTCTCCCACCCCGACTACAGCGGGTAGTGGTGTCAGCGGATTTGACTCTTTTTATGAATATGCAGACAAAATAAGCCCACTGGGTAATGCGTCCGCAGAGGATTGTGCAAGCTATTGCGTAAGCCTCTTTAGCGATTTGACCAGGATGGTTACCATGCAAAATCTCTTTCATGATGGAGGTTTTTCTTATACCGGTCTTAGCGAAGAAGTAATGGAGGCATTTAAACACAAGCATTCATGAATATTAATGCCCTCAATGCCATAAGCCCTATTGACGGCAGATATTGGGATAAATGTAATGAAATTGCCCCCTATTTTTCTGAGTTTGCACTGATAAAATACCGCGTTAGAGTTGAAATTGAATATTTTATCAAACTTTCTGATTTTATTCCCGAACATTTTGCTTCCAAAATAACTCTTGAACAAAGAACCACTTTGCGAAAGATTTATGAAGATTTTTCCGAATCGGATGCCTTATCCGTCAAAGAAATTGAGAAAACTACAAATCACGATGTAAAAGCGGTTGAGTATTTTATCAAAAACAAGATTTCCGGAACTGCACTCGAAACCCACAAAGAATGGATTCATTTCGGATTAACATCACAAGACATCAACAACACCGCCATTCCATTGGCAACCAAAGAAGCTTGGGAAAATGTGGTTTTGCCCGAAATGAATGCAGTCATACACAACCTGGACGCACTTGCAAAAGAGTGGTCTGACATACCCATGCTTGCCAAGACCCACGGACAACCTGCTTCTCCCACACTTCTGGGCAAAGAAATCAAAGTTTTTGTGGAAAGAGTGAAAGGACAAATAGCATTGTGTCAACAAATCCCATTCTCCGCTAAGTTTGGTGGTGCTACAGGAAATTTGAATGCACATTTTGTAACATTTCCCGACAAGGATTGGATTTCATTTGCAAAAGATTTTACCGAAAACACACTCGGACTGAGTCGTACACGCTACACCACTCAAATCGAGCCCTACGACAACGCTGCCGCTTTTTTTGATGCTAATAAACGGATTAATAACATTTTTATAGACCTGAGCCGAGATTTCTGGACCTATATCTCGATGCATTATTTTACCCAAAAAATCAAAGCAGGCGAAATAGGCTCAAGCGCTATGCCTCACAAGGTTAACCCCATTGATTTTGAGAATGCCGAAGGCAATCTGGGTATGGCAAATGCAATATTGGAACATTTGGCTGCCAAACTTCCCATCAGCCGTCTGCAAAGGGATTTGACAGATTCAACCGTACTAAGAAACGTGGGAGTTCCTCTGGCTCATGGAATCATAGCATATAAATCTCTGTTGAAAGGCTTAGATAAGCTGCAATTGCATCGCCAAACCATTGACAATGATTTGGAAGATAATCTGGTGGTGGTAGCAGAAGCGATTCAAAATATTTTAAGGGTTATTGGATATCCTAATCCTTATGAAACACTCAAAGAACTGACCCGCAATAATGAAAAGCTAACCCGTGAGAAATTGGATATTTTCATTGATGGTCTTGATGTTAGCGCAGATATCAAAACACGTCTAAAAAAGATTACCCCTTTTAATTATACCGGCAATAACTGAGTTGGGTATGCTCTCATATTGAATTTATTGGTCGAGGTAATTATAAAAAAGTAAAATATGGAAACATTTATAATTGAAGTGAAAGAAACGCTTTCAAGGATAATCCAAATTGAAGCCAATTCAAATGAAGAAGCACTTTTAAAAATTGAAGATTAACTATGTCAGAGCTTATTCCAAATAACTCCGATTTTATTCTATACACTTCTCTAGATGGTGAAGTACGAGTAGATGTTTTTGTTCACAATGAATCTGTTTGGCTTACCCAAAAAGCAATGCAAGATTTATTTGATAGATCAAAATCAACAGTAAGTGAACACATTAGCAATGTTTTTAAAGAAGGGGAATTGGACGAAAATCAAGTTGTTCGGAAATTCCGAACAACTGCAGATGATGGAAAAGATTATGAGGTTTCCTATTATAATCTTGATGTAATTATTTCAGTTGGATACAGAATTAAATCTCAAAGAGGAACACAGTTTCGTATTTGGGCTACTAAAACACTCAAAGAATTTATTATTAAAGGATTTGTTTTAGATGAAAAGCGATTAAAGCAAGGAGGTCATGTTTTTGGGAAAGATTATTTTGAGGAATTACTCGAAAGAATTCGGGAAATTCGAGCTTCAGAGAGGCGATTTTATCAGAAAATCACTGATATCTATGCTCAATGCAGTATTGATTATGATGCAAATTCTGAAATAACTCAAAATTTTTACAAAACAGTTCAAAACAAACTTCATTGGGCAATTACTGGAAATACGGCAGCTGAAATTATTCATGAAAGAGTGGATTCTCAAAAGCCAAATATGGGTTTAACAACTTGGAAAAACTCACCTGATGGTAAAGTATTAAAATCAGATATAGGAACTGCAAAAAATTATTTAGAAGAAAAAGAAATTAAAGAGCTAAATCGTTTGGTAGAATTATATTTAAACTTTGCTGAACTGCAAGCCGAAAGAAATATACCAATGAAAATGTCGGAATGGATTGAAGTTTTAGATGGTTTTCTAAAAATCAATCGATATGAATTATTGGATAATGCAGGCAAAATATCGAATGAACAAGCAATCGCAAAGGCGAGTCAAGAATTTGAAAAATTCATAATTATTCAAGACAAAAAATATCTTTCTGATTTTGACAAGGAATTAAATAAAATCAAAAAAAGAAAATAACTATCTCCTAAAAAGAGATACAAAGAAGCTTTTGCCGGAATTTGAACATAAGTTTGATATGGTTTTTGCTGACCCTCCCTACTTTTTATCAAACAATGGTCTATCAATTCAAAATGGTCAAATCGTTAGTGTAAACAAAGGGAAATGGGATAAATCAGAGGGTTTTGAATTTATCATTACTAACCTTTGACTCAAAACAGTGCGCTCTGCCAATACGTGCTTAGAACACAAGCAGAAGTTAAATGCCAAGCCTTCGCTAAATCACAAAATCTTTAGCAGAAACTCTCTATGCTCAAAACCCGGTAATTCGCCCTTAACCCTCTTAATCTTTATAAACCTTCAACGCTTCTTGCAGGCAATCCATGGCTGCGTTGATACTTTCTTCATTGAGCACATACGCCATTCTCACCTCAGACTGACCCAAACCCGATGTGGAATAAAAGCCACTTGCGGGAGCCATCATCAGTGTGACACCTTTGTAACTAAACGAAGAAAGTAGCCATTGACAAAAATCTTCACTGCTTTTGACCGGAAGTTTGGCAATGATATAAAATGCGCCTTTGGGGTTTGGACAAACCACGTTTGGCATGGCTTGCAACCGTTTTACAAGTATGTTTCTGCGGCTCTGATATTCGTGCAATACTTCATCAAAATAATCATCCGGCAGGCTGCATGCTGCTTCTCCTAAAATCTGCGCTAATGTGGGCGGAGAAAGTCGGGCTTGCGCAAATTTCAATGCGGTTTGAAGCACTTCTTTATTATGTGTAACCAAAGAGCCGATTCTGGCTCCACAAGCACTATATCTTTTGGAAATTGTATCCAACAAGATGGCGTGATTCTCCAAGCCTTCCAAACTCATAACCGAAATATGTTTGGCTCCATCATAACAAAACTCTCTGTATGCCTCATCACTAAACAGAAATAAATCATGTTTCAGACATAGGTCGCGCAGTGTCTGCAACTCTTTCAAACTATAAAGATAACCGGTAGGGTTATTGGGATTGCATATCATGATTGCCTTGGTCTTGGCTGTGATGGAAAGTTCAAATTCTTCAATCTTAGGTAGTGCAAAACCATCTTCAATATTGGATTTGATGGGAACTACTTTAACTCCCGCCACCTGTGCAAAACCGTTGTAATTAGCATAAAAAGGCTCAGGGATGATGATTTCATCTCCGGGATTCAGGCAAGAAAGCATGGCAAATGAAATAGCTTCTGACCCTCCGGTGGTAATGATAATCTCTTCGGATGAAATACTAATTGCATTTTTTTGATAGTACTTTGCCAAGGCTTCCCTATAGCTTTGGAAACCTTCACTGGGGCTGTATGCAAGCACCTTCAAATCTGTATGCTTCACTGCATCTAAGATTGTTTGTGGTGTTTCAATATCGGGTTGACCAATGTTCAGATGATATACTTTAATTCCTTTTGCCTTAGCGACATTGGCATAAGGTGTCAATTTGCGAATGGGTGATGGCGGCATGGCTTGACCGCGTTCAGAGATCTTTGGCATAGGTGCACAAAATTAGATAAGTCAATGACATCTATGGCAATTCTTATGAATTAATTTGAAGAAATGCGGGAAACAATACTTGAATAAACAAAAACTAAAAACCATCCTCAACGCTTCAGTTTTTTAAAATAATATTGCAGCAATGTCAAAGCATCTTGAAGTTATTTTAACTCCTGTTATTTCATCTCAATTCTCATTTGAAAACAAAGCAGTTGTTATTATTGATGTATTGCGGGCAACATCCACCATTGCCATTGCACTCAATACAGGATTTCGGTCTGTCAAAACATGTGGGAATGTGGAACTGGCACGAAGTCTCAAAGATGAGTACTCGCTTGTGGCAGGAGAAAGAAACGGAGACAAGGTGTCCGGATTTGATTTGGGCAACTCTCCACACGAAATCAGTCGTCTAGAATCCATCCCGCAAAATTTGGTTTTGACCAGCACCAATGGAACAAAATGTGTGGAAATAGCCGTTCATAAAAATGCGGCAGAAGTCCTTTGCGGTGCTTTGGTGAATGTGCAATCTCTGGCGGATTATCTAAACCGTGGACACCGCGATGTCGTGCTGTTTTGTGCCGGTTGGAAAGACCACGAAAACATAGAAGATACATACATGGCAGGCTGTCTGATTGCCAAACTAAATAATTTTTTCGCTGCTAATGACAGTGTAGATTTAGCTGCTGCTGTTTACCAAAATCATCATCCCAATCCCCTTGCCTTTTTGCAAAGAGCCAATCACTATCAACGTCTTCTCAAAAAAGGAAACCA
This genomic interval from Bacteroidota bacterium contains the following:
- the uvrA gene encoding excinuclease ABC subunit UvrA, with translation MNKKIEKYNALIIKGARQHNLKSISAEIPHGSFTVVTGVSGSGKTSLVFDTIFAEGQRRYVESLSSYARQFMGRMPKPEVDSIDGLAPAIAIEQKIITRNPRSTVATATEIYDYLKLLFTRLGDIYSPVSGERVKRQRPEDVWNFVEKLKPNTSVTILAKPKSWNKVDINVKKEIASVVQRGMIRLYHQKEGIVRLDKIEDKHIESLAGYYIIIDRLNYQEDDDEMRTRFFDSVENAFWEGAGKCSLLIENEDGTSKIQSFADILEKDGLTFMEPDLNNMSFNNPAGACQRCEGLGEINDIDPDLVIADVSLSVYDNCVVPWKGEVMSTWKEHFIKQAVLDNFPIHRAYKDLTQEQKDYLWNGNKKNKGILDFFAHLEEKSYKIQYRVMLSRYRGRTICPECKGTKLRKEATYVKLVPKQKFEDLPIQVSLMDILLLPVEKAYSFFKNVEFEGVQNKSVERVITEIRNRLEFLYKTGLGYLTLHRMSNTLSGGESQRVRLATSLGSSLSGSIYVLDEPSIGLHPRDTLQLIEVLKDLQQKGNTVIVVEHEEEMMRAADYIIDIGPRAGVHGGEVVFAGGYKDLVHAKNSLTADYLTGKITTPIPSHRRKPVNMITIKGARENNLKDIDVAFPLETLTVVTGVSGSGKTTLIKKILYPALQKKLGLYAGIKTGKFSELTGKTELIKNVELIDQNPLGRSSRSNPVTYVKAWDAIRDLFSEQSVSKARRYKPAFFSFNVEGGRCEHCKGDGVQTIEMQFMADIILPCEFCNGSRFKDEVLEVEVKGKNVAQVLDLTVDEALIFFEDNKIISERLLPLQKVGLGYIKLGQSSNTLSGGEAQRVKLASFLGKGHSHDPIMFIFDEPTTGLHFHDIAKLLDSLNALIDKGHSVIVIEHNMDVIKSADYVIDLGPEGGDLGGKLIFAGTPEALISCQASYTGKYLSKTMKSMKASM
- a CDS encoding DUF2249 domain-containing protein, which gives rise to MSNTSEPIKEYDVRELIPIDRHTMLLDVFKNLPTGYSFTFINDHDPLPLFYEFRSIHGDVVGWDYLNRGGREWKVKVTRLEDSIGREFTEISTMMDLRKVEKKDWKHVIFHRYGMMKEGDVMEIVAAENPEEIYGTFIMKFEGQFRWVFKKKEPGEFIIHLTKTVKSGLGDDGFMVVNEFDVRPYTPTERHEIFYKAFADIKAGEAFILINDHDPKPLYYQMEAESKEPFRWEYLEEGPEVWKVRVIKVKE
- a CDS encoding DoxX family protein → MGIIQNYAKEWNKGTDIALLLFRFIFACLLILEHGLPKLSKAFSGDEIQFLDPIGIGMHSSFYLALFAETVVALFLMLGLFTRFASFILIINFAVIVYLKMFVSQSPIGDIEHIIFYFVAFVALFFSGAGKFSLDYTLFSKKK
- a CDS encoding tetratricopeptide repeat protein translates to MKLRHFASIFSITAIALLSACSTQSKEEKSLALIAEQEGENGSKDSLYSLYIHFAESYPQHAKSAAFLYKTADYYKMTKPEQSAMLFKEYFDKYPDSAQAANSLFNAAFMLENINADLSIELYKKFIGKYPKDERTESAIQNLKFVGKPAEFIMENLKQSGMIQEEIDSLSKQIK
- a CDS encoding SDR family oxidoreductase translates to MSAKLLSGKKGIIFGALDPKSIAWKVAEKCHEEGAEFILTNAPIALRMGTINELAQKTGAEVVGCDVTLESDMEALVDAAIAKYGKIDFVLHSVGMSLNIRKGRAYTDLDYEFMHKTFDISAISFHRLMQTLWKKDAMNDWGSIIALTYIAAQRVFPDYNEMAESKALLESFARSFGYRFGKTKHVRVNTISQSPTPTTAGSGVSGFDSFYEYADKISPLGNASAEDCASYCVSLFSDLTRMVTMQNLFHDGGFSYTGLSEEVMEAFKHKHS
- the purB gene encoding adenylosuccinate lyase encodes the protein MNINALNAISPIDGRYWDKCNEIAPYFSEFALIKYRVRVEIEYFIKLSDFIPEHFASKITLEQRTTLRKIYEDFSESDALSVKEIEKTTNHDVKAVEYFIKNKISGTALETHKEWIHFGLTSQDINNTAIPLATKEAWENVVLPEMNAVIHNLDALAKEWSDIPMLAKTHGQPASPTLLGKEIKVFVERVKGQIALCQQIPFSAKFGGATGNLNAHFVTFPDKDWISFAKDFTENTLGLSRTRYTTQIEPYDNAAAFFDANKRINNIFIDLSRDFWTYISMHYFTQKIKAGEIGSSAMPHKVNPIDFENAEGNLGMANAILEHLAAKLPISRLQRDLTDSTVLRNVGVPLAHGIIAYKSLLKGLDKLQLHRQTIDNDLEDNLVVVAEAIQNILRVIGYPNPYETLKELTRNNEKLTREKLDIFIDGLDVSADIKTRLKKITPFNYTGNN
- a CDS encoding virulence RhuM family protein, encoding MSELIPNNSDFILYTSLDGEVRVDVFVHNESVWLTQKAMQDLFDRSKSTVSEHISNVFKEGELDENQVVRKFRTTADDGKDYEVSYYNLDVIISVGYRIKSQRGTQFRIWATKTLKEFIIKGFVLDEKRLKQGGHVFGKDYFEELLERIREIRASERRFYQKITDIYAQCSIDYDANSEITQNFYKTVQNKLHWAITGNTAAEIIHERVDSQKPNMGLTTWKNSPDGKVLKSDIGTAKNYLEEKEIKELNRLVELYLNFAELQAERNIPMKMSEWIEVLDGFLKINRYELLDNAGKISNEQAIAKASQEFEKFIIIQDKKYLSDFDKELNKIKKRK
- a CDS encoding pyridoxal phosphate-dependent aminotransferase, with protein sequence MPKISERGQAMPPSPIRKLTPYANVAKAKGIKVYHLNIGQPDIETPQTILDAVKHTDLKVLAYSPSEGFQSYREALAKYYQKNAISISSEEIIITTGGSEAISFAMLSCLNPGDEIIIPEPFYANYNGFAQVAGVKVVPIKSNIEDGFALPKIEEFELSITAKTKAIMICNPNNPTGYLYSLKELQTLRDLCLKHDLFLFSDEAYREFCYDGAKHISVMSLEGLENHAILLDTISKRYSACGARIGSLVTHNKEVLQTALKFAQARLSPPTLAQILGEAACSLPDDYFDEVLHEYQSRRNILVKRLQAMPNVVCPNPKGAFYIIAKLPVKSSEDFCQWLLSSFSYKGVTLMMAPASGFYSTSGLGQSEVRMAYVLNEESINAAMDCLQEALKVYKD
- a CDS encoding 2-phosphosulfolactate phosphatase; translated protein: MSKHLEVILTPVISSQFSFENKAVVIIDVLRATSTIAIALNTGFRSVKTCGNVELARSLKDEYSLVAGERNGDKVSGFDLGNSPHEISRLESIPQNLVLTSTNGTKCVEIAVHKNAAEVLCGALVNVQSLADYLNRGHRDVVLFCAGWKDHENIEDTYMAGCLIAKLNNFFAANDSVDLAAAVYQNHHPNPLAFLQRANHYQRLLKKGNHEDLALCLQESTVSIVPKLEVCQNGISVFTQA